A single Triticum dicoccoides isolate Atlit2015 ecotype Zavitan chromosome 2A, WEW_v2.0, whole genome shotgun sequence DNA region contains:
- the LOC119355600 gene encoding protein NLP2-like: MDVPLPSQSNRAGCNGSVGSPSDDPYGVTAMMNFDGYSELCGSPSLADQLFSLLNDSSTHQMFAMWSSLGSSPRASGVSEDMQLDAYSSVPGDQKVDLVSSVNPAETGTGRMAKSSGDLGSDGDPEQGSTSLVPRPIAGNLLADRMLMALSLFRKSLGGGILAQVWMPVEQEGHVVLSTCEQPFLLDQALAGYREVSRHFVFSAKEETGLQPGLPGRVFISGVPEWTSNVLYYSKPEYLRMEYALHHEVRGSLAMPIYDPSKGSCCAVLELITKKEKPDFDAEMNNLRHALQAVNLETAKDCIDQKVYSANQKAAFTEILDVLRAICHAHMLPLALTWVPSSNGSDGGYVGHDSVLDSQSGKAILRIHESACYVNDAKMQGFFHACTETHLEKGQGIAGRALKSNLPFFSPNIREYGIKDYPLAHHARKFGLHAAVAIRLRSTYTGDDDYILEFFLPINCTGSEEQQMLLNNLSSTMQRICKSLRTVSEAEVDKVDACTAVMYKATSGSCLPTGQSWSSSHGDQPATEEAFQDLSLIDKQGDMSEQAQSSSMRLAEKKRSTAEKNIGMDVLRKYFSGSLKDAAKSLGVCPTTLKRICRTHGISRWPSRKINKVNRSLKKIQTVINSVHGVDSSLQYDPATGSLVPAVSLPEKTSFPSCDAVSSPSVGKTVDEKSGPKSEQGYSSPEGWERDSCQLQRSDAQKGEGDEFHMQTTKYSGSGEHGSYGPNITHHISSEGTQGPLYPTGAVSALHDKETGCIEPLPCVLPSIKTTRDQIVGRNSPPMQQADIDMFDDREGREHTHPSTSGMTDSSSGSASSHPTFKKNPARPLKDKSSPALTVKATYNGDTVRFKFLPSMGWYHLLEEIAKRFKLLTGVFQLKYKDDEDEWVIMANDSDLQECVDVMDSMGTRNVKLQVRDLPCLISSSGSSSCLQLEGHNS; encoded by the exons ATGGATGTGCCTCTGCCTTCACAGTCCAACCGTGCTGGATGCAATGGAAGCGTCGGCAGCCCGTCGGATGATCCATATGGCGTTACGGCCATGATGAACTTTGATGGGTACTCAGAGCTCTGCGGCAGCCCTTCGTTAGCTGACCAGCTGTTCTCGTTGCTGAACGACTCGTCCACACACCAGATGTTTGCTATGTGGTCATCCTTGGGATCTTCGCCGCGTGCTTCTGGTGTCAGTGAAGATATGCAGCTCGATGCCTATTCCAGTGTACCCGGGGATCAAAAGGTTGATTTGGTATCTTCGGTGAATCCAGCTGAAACTGGGACCGGGAGAATGGCCAAGAGTTCAGGCGACCTTGGCTCAGATGGTGATCCCGAACAAGGAAGTACTAGCTTGGTTCCCAGGCCTATTGCCGGCAACTTACTCGCTGACAGGATGCTCATGGCTCTGTCTTTGTTCAGGAAGTCACTTGGCGGCGGCATTCTTGCGCAGGTCTGGATGCCTGTTGAGCAGGAGGGGCATGTCGTGCTTAGTACATGTGAACAGCCGTTTCTGCTTGACCAAGCTCTTGCTGGGTACAGAGAAGTATCCAGGCATTTTGTGTTCTCTGCTAAGGAGGAGACTGGCCTTCAACCAGGGCTTCCAGGGAGGGTCTTCATCTCCGGTGTGCCAGAATGGACCTCAAATGTGCTCTACTACAGCAAGCCAGAGTATTTGAGGATGGAGTATGCTCTTCACCATGAAGTTCGAGGATCACTTGCAATGCCGATATATGACCCTAGCAAGGGCTCTTGCTGTGCGGTGCTTGAGCTTATCACAAAGAAGGAGAAACCTGACTTCGATGCAGAAATGAACAACCTTCGCCATGCATTGCAG GCTGTGAACTTGGAGACAGCAAAAGATTGTATCGATCAGAAG gttTATTCAGCAAATCAGAAAGCCGCCTTCACTGAGATTTTGGATGTTCTAAGAGCTATTTGCCATGCACACATGCTTCCGTTGGCCCTTACATGGGTCCCTTCATCAAATGGTAGTGATGGTGGTTATGTTGGACATGATAGTGTCCTTGATTCTCAGTCAGGGAAAGCGATACTCCGCATCCATGAATCAGCGTGTTATGTTAATGATGCAAAGATGCAAGGTTTTTTTCATGCATGCACTGAAACTCATCTTGAGAAAGGGCAAGGTATTGCAGGCCGAGCACTCAAGTCCAATCTGCCGTTCTTCTCTCCTAATATAAGAGAATACGGAATTAAGGATTACCCACTCGCACACCATGCTCGTAAGTTTGGTCTGCATGCTGCTGTAGCAATCCGGCTAAGGAGCACATACACTGGTGATGATGACTACATACTAGAATTCTTTCTACCAATCAACTGCACAGGCAGTGAAGAACAACAGATGTTATTGAATAACCTGTCCAGTACTATGCAAAGAATATGCAAAAGTTTGCGAACAGTTTCTGAAGCAGAGGTTGATAAAGTTGACGCTTGTACTGCAGTAATGTATAAGGCAACCAGTGGAAGTTGCTTGCCTACTGGTCAGTCTTGGAGTTCTTCACATGGTGATCAACCTGCCACAGAAGAGGCATTCCAGGATCTATCTTTAATTGATAAGCAAGGGGACATGTCCGAGCAG GCACAGTCTAGTTCAATGCGACTTGCGGAGAAAAAGCGCAGTACAGCggagaagaatattggcatggatgtTCTCCGTAAGTACTTTTCTGGGAGCCTAAAGGATGCTGCAAAGAGCCTCGGTG TTTGTCCAACAACCTTGAAACGGATATGCCGCACACATGGAATTTCGCGATGGCCATCTCGCAAGATAAACAAGGTCAACCGTTCGTTAAAGAAGATCCAAACTGTCATTAACTCTGTCCATGGAGTGGACAGCTCTTTGCAGTATGATCCAGCTACTGGATCTCTTGTTCCAGCAGTTTCTCTGCCAGAGAAGACTTCATTCCCTTcatgtgatgctgtgtctagtccaTCTGTTGGGAAAACTGTGGATGAAAAATCTGGCCCAAAATCTGAGCAAGGGTATTCGTCACCTGAAGGATGGGAAAGAGATAGCTGTCAGTTGCAGCGCTCTGATGCGCAGAAAGGGGAAGGCGATGAATTTCACATGCAGACAACTAAGTATAGTGGCAGTGGTGAGCACGGCTCTTATGGTCCGAATATCACACATCATATTAGTTCTGAAGGAACACAAGGACCATTATATCCCACTGGTGCTGTTAGTGCTTTACATGACAAAGAAACAGGTTGCATCGAACCTTTGCCCTGTGTCCTCCCAAGCATCAAGACTACCAGGGACCAAATAGTGGGAAGGAACTCACCACCCATGCAACAAGCAGATATTGATATGTTTGATGATCGCGAAGGCAGGGAGCATACTCATCCTTCTACCTCTGGTATGACAGACTCTTCTAGCGGCAGTGCATCAAGCCACCCTACATTCAAGAAGAACCCAGCACGCCCACTTAAGGACAAGAGCAGCCCTGCACTTACGGTCAAGGCGACGTACAATGGAGACACCGTGCGGTTCAAGTTCTTGCCATCGATGGGCTGGTACCACCTGCTGGAAGAAATAGCCAAGAGGTTCAAGCTGTTGACCGGGGTGTTCCAGCTCAAGTACAAGGATGACGAGGACGAGTGGGTCATCATGGCGAACGACTCCGATCTCCAGGAGTGCGTCGACGTCATGGACTCGATGGGCACGCGCAACGTGAAGCTCCAGGTCCGGGATCTCCCGTGCCTCATCAGCAGCTCGGGCAGCAGCAGCTGCTTGCAGCTGGAAGGACACAATTCATGA